One Asterias rubens chromosome 1, eAstRub1.3, whole genome shotgun sequence genomic region harbors:
- the LOC117290056 gene encoding eukaryotic translation initiation factor 5-like yields MALNVNRHVTDQFYRYKMPRLVAKVEGKGNGIKTVISNMVEVSKCLGRPPTYPTKFFGCELGAQTQFDFKNERYIVNGSHDVSKLQDLLDVFIRKYVLCPGCDNPETNLIVKKGSIGQHCVACGHQGMVDMRHKLTTYITKNPPEHDPTAIGSSKTERKTRKRESTNNQNGDGDADGLDSSTLKEDDDDWSVDTSEDAVAKRMESLTSGAKGITLNDDLTKTSQERLDLFYVFVKNKKEQGIVASAGADKEILQEAERLDIKEKGPLILAELLLDENMIKQLVTYRLHFLRFTNDSHKAQKYLLGAFEQLCKTYPEKLMGKVPSLLKKMYDLDLLDEEVLISWSKKPSKKYVSKEIMKQILDKAAPFIKWLQEADEEESSDDEGVEVAFSHRGGGKLKVETIASPDKASNPSSPSTPAEDEIDIDDI; encoded by the exons ATGGCGCTCAATGTCAACCGCCATGTTACCGACCAGTTCTACCGTTACAAAATGCCACGGCTCGTAGCAAAG GTTGAGGGCAAAGGCAATGGAATTAAGACAGTCATTTCTAATATGGTGGAAGTGAGCAAGTGTTTGGGAAGACCACCAACAT ATCCAACAAAGTTCTTTGGCTGTGAGCTTGGCGCGCAGActcaatttgattttaagaatGAACGCTACATTGTCAATGGTTCCCACGATGTCTCCAAGCTTCAAGACCTCCTGGATGTCTTCATCAGAAAGTATGTTCTGTGCCCTGGGTGTGACAACCCAGAAACCAACTTG ATTGTCAAGAAAGGAAGCATTGGTCAACATTGCGTGGCCTGCGGCCACCAGGGCATGGTGGACATGCGCCATAAACTGACCACCTATATCACTAAGAACCCGCCAGAACATGACCCCACCGCCATTGGCTCCAGCAAGACTGAACGCAAGACTCGCAAAAGAGAGTCCACTAACAATCAGAACGGGGACGGAGATGCAGATGGTCTCGATTCTTCAACCTTG AAGGAGGATGATGATGATTGGTCTGTAGATACCAGTGAAGATGCAGTCGCCAAGCGCATGGAGAGTTTGACGAGCGGTGCTAAGGGGATTACCCTCAATGATGATCTGACCAAGACCTCTCAGGAGCGACTGGACCTCTTCTATGTGTTTGTCAAG AACAAGAAAGAACAAGGGATAGTGGCGTCGGCTGGAGCTGACAAGGAGATTCTTCAGGAGGCTGAGCGCTTGGACATCAAAGAGAAAGGCCCACTGATTCTAGCTGAGCTTCTCCTGGATGAGAATATGATCAAACAGTTGGTCACTTATCGTCTGCACTTCCTCAGG TTCACCAATGACTCCCATAAGGCCCAGAAGTACCTGCTAGGAGCCTTTGAGCAGCTGTGTAAGACCTACCCAGAGAAGCTAATGGGTAAGGTCCCGTCCCTACTCAAGAAGATGTATGACCTTGACCTACTGGATGAGGAGGTCCTGATTTCCTGGTCCAAGAAG CCGTCCAAGAAGTATGTTTCTAAGGAGATAATGAAACAGATTCTCGATAAAGCTGCACCGTTCATTAAATGGCTGCAGGAAGCTGATGAGGAAGAGTCTAGTGATGACGAAGGTGTCGAA GTGGCATTCTCTCATCGCGGAGGTGGCAAGCTCAAAGTGGAGACCATTGCATCTCCAGACAAGGCGTCCAACCCTTCATCTCCCTCTACTCCAGCTGAAGATGAAATCGACATTGACGACATCTGA